The following are from one region of the Roseofilum reptotaenium CS-1145 genome:
- a CDS encoding IS1634 family transposase, producing the protein MAIEAVKIYELEIGTVHGEAQKALVELSRQRFACIPDVKRAADKLLKKSKYHELKSIKILEVSDKSEGNVSYKVEGKVTASQVKIQPDKKQAGRFILATNITDENQLTAEDMFSQYKGQQSVERGFRFLKDPYFLTDSVFLKSAHPIEALGLIMGLCLLIYTLGQRQLRHSLTRTQSTVKNQLGRPTHRPTLRWIFQCFQSIHWFFQSGKAQVSNLTEERLHLLKFFPASSQRYYLLSEIV; encoded by the coding sequence GTGGCTATCGAAGCGGTGAAAATCTATGAATTAGAAATCGGCACAGTACATGGTGAAGCTCAGAAAGCCCTAGTGGAGTTAAGCCGTCAAAGATTTGCTTGTATCCCCGATGTCAAACGAGCAGCAGACAAACTGCTCAAGAAATCCAAATATCACGAACTGAAATCAATTAAAATCCTGGAAGTCTCCGATAAATCTGAAGGCAATGTCAGTTATAAAGTTGAGGGTAAAGTTACGGCAAGCCAGGTTAAAATTCAGCCCGATAAGAAGCAAGCTGGTCGCTTCATTCTGGCAACAAATATCACTGATGAAAACCAACTCACTGCTGAGGATATGTTCTCTCAATATAAAGGACAACAATCAGTAGAACGGGGGTTTAGGTTTCTGAAAGACCCCTATTTCTTAACCGATAGTGTCTTTCTCAAATCGGCTCACCCCATCGAAGCTTTGGGGTTAATCATGGGTTTGTGTTTACTGATTTATACCTTGGGTCAACGTCAACTACGCCACAGTTTAACCCGGACTCAATCCACAGTAAAAAATCAATTAGGTCGCCCAACTCATCGACCCACTCTCCGTTGGATTTTCCAGTGTTTTCAGTCAATTCACTGGTTTTTTCAATCGGGAAAGGCACAGGTTTCTAATCTGACTGAAGAACGTTTACATCTACTCAAATTCTTTCCCGCTTCGAGTCAAAGATATTATTTGCTATCCGAAATAGTCTGA
- a CDS encoding DUF4277 domain-containing protein, producing the protein MILNGLGLVSSPLYLFSQFFQGKAIEHLIGPGAKVEYFNDDRLGRVLD; encoded by the coding sequence ATGATATTAAATGGATTAGGATTAGTCTCATCTCCTTTATATTTATTTAGCCAATTCTTTCAAGGAAAAGCCATAGAGCATTTAATTGGACCGGGAGCGAAAGTAGAATATTTTAATGACGATAGATTGGGAAGAGTCTTAGACTAA
- the menB gene encoding 1,4-dihydroxy-2-naphthoyl-CoA synthase — MTVNWESVKTYEDILYHKTDGIAKITINRPHKRNAFRPKTVFELYEAFCDAREDAQIGVVLLTGAGPHTDGKYAFCSGGDQSVRGTAGYVDDSGVPRLNVLDLQRLIRSMPKVVIALVAGYAIGGGHVLHLICDLTLAADNAIFGQTGPKVGSFDGGFGASYLARIVGQKKAREIWFLCRQYTAQQALDMGLVNHMVPVEQLEVEGIQWAQEILQKSPIAIRCLKAAFNADCDGQAGLQELAGNATLLYYMTEEGAEGKQAFLEKRSPDFRQYPWLP, encoded by the coding sequence ATGACTGTTAACTGGGAAAGCGTCAAAACTTACGAAGATATTCTCTATCACAAAACTGATGGTATCGCCAAAATTACCATTAACCGTCCCCATAAACGCAACGCTTTTCGTCCCAAAACTGTATTTGAACTCTATGAGGCTTTTTGCGACGCAAGAGAAGATGCTCAAATTGGGGTAGTCTTGTTGACAGGGGCTGGCCCCCATACGGATGGGAAATATGCGTTTTGTTCTGGTGGAGACCAGAGCGTCCGAGGCACAGCGGGATATGTAGATGATTCAGGAGTGCCTCGTCTCAATGTACTCGATTTACAGCGATTAATCCGGTCGATGCCTAAAGTGGTAATTGCATTAGTGGCTGGATATGCGATCGGGGGTGGTCATGTATTACACCTAATCTGCGATCTAACTCTGGCGGCTGATAATGCCATTTTTGGGCAAACGGGGCCGAAAGTCGGTAGCTTTGACGGGGGGTTTGGAGCCAGTTATTTAGCGCGTATTGTCGGTCAAAAAAAAGCACGGGAAATCTGGTTTCTCTGTCGCCAGTATACGGCCCAACAAGCCCTAGACATGGGTTTAGTTAATCATATGGTTCCGGTAGAACAATTAGAAGTAGAAGGTATTCAATGGGCGCAAGAAATTTTACAAAAAAGTCCGATTGCCATTCGCTGCTTAAAAGCGGCTTTTAATGCCGACTGTGACGGCCAAGCCGGCCTACAGGAACTTGCGGGGAATGCGACCCTACTCTATTACATGACAGAGGAAGGTGCAGAAGGCAAACAAGCCTTTTTAGAGAAGAGATCTCCTGATTTCCGCCAATATCCCTGGTTACCGTAG
- a CDS encoding GUN4 domain-containing protein encodes MEQERQITLSNYAQQMGVSYKTAWRWWKQGRLIGKQLENGSIWIDESMVLPEEETEQTGLQQQLEIAAQEREELRNLLYEVLFELRKLKGDSEPNHWPSEVGMDYSHLVSLLEAGSWQEANEYTWLLLLALVGYEEGDDLALEEIEALPKIDMETLDRLWYEYSEGRFGFGVQEWIWEECDRHYEVFCDRIGWRIQSKWLSMDQLRFSLSAPVGHLPAIIWRNRACYGLGYHSPDEVLETLFSFSIPLPKSGRVV; translated from the coding sequence GTGGAACAAGAACGGCAAATAACATTATCGAATTATGCTCAACAGATGGGGGTTTCCTATAAGACGGCTTGGCGCTGGTGGAAACAGGGAAGGCTGATAGGGAAGCAGTTGGAAAATGGTTCGATTTGGATTGATGAGTCGATGGTATTACCAGAGGAGGAAACGGAACAAACTGGGTTACAACAGCAACTAGAAATTGCGGCTCAGGAGCGAGAAGAGTTGAGAAACCTCTTGTATGAGGTTTTGTTTGAATTGCGAAAGTTAAAGGGGGATTCAGAGCCAAATCATTGGCCATCTGAGGTGGGGATGGACTATAGTCATCTGGTGTCGTTACTGGAGGCAGGGAGTTGGCAAGAGGCGAATGAGTATACCTGGTTATTGTTGTTGGCGCTGGTAGGATATGAGGAAGGGGACGATCTAGCACTGGAGGAGATAGAGGCGCTGCCGAAGATAGACATGGAGACATTGGATAGGCTGTGGTATGAGTATAGCGAAGGTCGGTTTGGGTTTGGGGTACAGGAGTGGATTTGGGAAGAGTGCGATCGCCATTATGAGGTATTTTGCGATCGCATTGGCTGGCGCATTCAGTCAAAATGGTTAAGTATGGATCAACTCAGGTTTTCCCTCTCTGCACCTGTGGGACATCTTCCAGCCATTATCTGGCGTAACCGTGCTTGTTATGGTTTAGGCTATCATTCCCCCGATGAAGTTTTAGAAACCCTGTTTTCATTTTCAATACCTTTGCCAAAATCCGGCAGGGTTGTTTGA
- a CDS encoding DUF5615 family PIN-like protein, with product MARLYADEQFPRQVSERLRMMEHNVLTVQDAGNANLGIPDDQVLDFAIRNNRAVLTLNRQDFIQLHRANPSHCGIIVCTNDMDRFRMAIRINDAIAPAEDLSSQLIRVVHPAS from the coding sequence ATGGCTCGTTTATATGCTGACGAACAATTTCCTCGACAAGTCAGCGAGCGACTCCGGATGATGGAACATAATGTATTGACTGTACAAGACGCAGGAAATGCTAACTTGGGAATACCTGACGATCAGGTGTTAGATTTCGCGATTCGTAATAACCGTGCAGTATTGACTCTAAATCGCCAAGATTTTATTCAATTACACCGTGCAAATCCCAGCCATTGCGGTATTATTGTTTGTACTAATGATATGGATCGTTTTCGTATGGCAATTCGGATTAATGATGCGATCGCCCCAGCAGAAGACTTAAGCAGTCAGTTGATTCGTGTGGTACATCCTGCCAGTTAA
- a CDS encoding DUF433 domain-containing protein, with the protein MTSKELEEQLLTLSLAEKAAMVQRLTQSLRLSGKGITKTPGVCGGESCIAGTRIAVWLLVEAQQLGIDEAQLLQDYPHITAADLVNAWAYADAYPEEIAASIHRNNEVA; encoded by the coding sequence ATGACTAGCAAAGAACTAGAAGAGCAACTGCTGACTCTATCGCTTGCTGAAAAAGCAGCCATGGTTCAGCGGTTAACCCAAAGTCTCCGTCTCAGTGGCAAAGGCATCACGAAAACCCCTGGGGTTTGTGGTGGAGAATCTTGTATCGCTGGAACTCGAATCGCTGTTTGGCTATTGGTTGAAGCCCAGCAACTGGGTATTGATGAAGCCCAACTTTTGCAAGACTATCCTCATATTACGGCGGCTGATTTGGTCAATGCTTGGGCTTATGCGGATGCTTATCCGGAAGAAATTGCCGCATCAATTCACAGGAATAATGAGGTTGCTTGA
- the crtR gene encoding beta-carotene hydroxylase: MMVSEAQRPLTVPKELLHPPETFFNLNVIMFLAALILIGLSVWGYWWAGLPHWLSFIESILALHLAGTIIHDASHKAAHRDRLLNAILGHGSALMLGFAFPVFTRVHIEHHANVNDPENDPDHFVSTGGPLWLINARFFYHEIYFFRRKLWKNNELLEWFLSRLFLVAIVAAAYHWGFLSYILNFWFVPSGIVGLALGLFFDYLPHRPFHETARWKNARVYPSPILNLLIFGQNYHLVHHLWPSIPWYYYEKTYQVMKPLLDRKGCTQTLGLLEKQSFGSFLYDVFIGIRFGGHGKSK, from the coding sequence ATGATGGTGTCGGAGGCACAGAGACCCCTGACCGTTCCCAAAGAGTTGCTTCATCCACCTGAGACGTTTTTCAATCTCAATGTGATCATGTTCTTGGCAGCTCTAATCTTAATTGGGCTGTCAGTGTGGGGATATTGGTGGGCAGGTTTACCCCATTGGCTCTCGTTTATCGAGAGTATCTTGGCGTTGCATTTAGCCGGCACTATTATTCATGATGCCTCCCATAAGGCTGCACACCGCGATCGCCTGCTGAACGCCATTCTCGGCCATGGTAGCGCTCTGATGCTTGGTTTTGCCTTTCCGGTCTTTACCCGCGTCCACATTGAGCATCACGCCAACGTCAACGACCCCGAAAACGACCCCGATCACTTCGTCTCTACAGGGGGCCCGCTCTGGTTAATCAACGCCCGCTTTTTCTACCACGAAATCTACTTTTTCCGGCGCAAACTCTGGAAAAATAATGAGCTACTCGAATGGTTTCTCAGCCGTTTATTTTTGGTGGCGATCGTTGCTGCCGCCTATCATTGGGGTTTCCTGAGCTATATCCTCAACTTTTGGTTTGTTCCTAGTGGTATTGTTGGTTTAGCCCTAGGCTTATTCTTCGACTATCTTCCCCATCGTCCCTTCCATGAAACCGCTCGTTGGAAAAACGCCAGAGTTTATCCGAGTCCCATCCTGAATCTGTTAATTTTCGGGCAAAACTATCATCTCGTGCATCATCTTTGGCCCTCCATTCCCTGGTACTACTATGAAAAAACCTATCAGGTGATGAAACCTCTATTAGACCGCAAAGGCTGCACCCAAACCCTCGGACTTCTCGAAAAACAGAGTTTTGGGAGTTTCCTCTACGATGTCTTTATTGGCATCCGTTTCGGCGGTCACGGGAAGTCAAAGTGA